Below is a window of Tolypothrix bouteillei VB521301 DNA.
GAGAACTCTACGTCCATTCCGAAGTAAAAGTTCTAAAAGACTAAATTCTTTGGGTGTTAACTGTAAAGGGGCATTGAGATATGTTACTTCGTAGGTACTGGGATTTAGGTGCAAACTACCCCAGGTCAAAGTAGGTGTAGGGGCAAAACTCCCACGTCGTAATAAAGCACGAATGCGGGCTAATAATTCTTGCAAATCGAAAGGTTTGACAACGTAATCATCCGCACCAGCATCTAAACCGTTAATTTTATCGGTTCTTGTATCACAAGCTGTTAGCATGAGTATTGGCAAAGTATAGCCATGATGCCGCAAGCGCTGGCAGAGACTGATACCGTCTAGTAGGGGAAGCATAATATCTAGCAAAATCAGGTCGTAAGCTATAATCTTTATCTGTTTCCAAGCAGACTCCCCATCTTTCACTAAATCCACAACATAAAGCTGATCCGTTAACGCTTCACATAAAGCTTCCGCTAAACGCCCATTATCTTCTACAAGCAAAATTC
It encodes the following:
- a CDS encoding response regulator transcription factor, with the translated sequence MRILLVEDNGRLAEALCEALTDQLYVVDLVKDGESAWKQIKIIAYDLILLDIMLPLLDGISLCQRLRHHGYTLPILMLTACDTRTDKINGLDAGADDYVVKPFDLQELLARIRALLRRGSFAPTPTLTWGSLHLNPSTYEVTYLNAPLQLTPKEFSLLELLLRNGRRVLSRAVILENLWNSENPPEEDTVKAHIKALRQKLRSVAAPDDLIETIHGLGYRMKQVS